In a genomic window of Sus scrofa isolate TJ Tabasco breed Duroc chromosome 4, Sscrofa11.1, whole genome shotgun sequence:
- the HSD3B1 gene encoding 3 beta-hydroxysteroid dehydrogenase/Delta 5-->4-isomerase, with product MAGWSCLVTGGGGFLGQRIVHLLLEEKDLQEIRVLDKVFKPEVREEFSKLQSKIKLTMLEGDILDEQCLKGACQGASVVIHTASIIDVVNAVGRETVMKVNVKGTQLLLEACVQASVPVFIHTSSIEVAGPNSYREVIQNACEEDRLETAWSAPYPLSKKLAEKAVLEANGWALQNGGTLHTCALRPMYIYGEGSPFIFAHMNKALENNGVLTHNSKFSRVNPVYVGNVAWAHILALRALRDPRKALSVQGQFYYVADDTPPQSYDDLNYTLGKEWGFCLDSRRSLPPSLRYWLAFLLEIVSFLLSPIYNYQPPFNRHFVTLCNSVFTVSYKKAQRDLGYEPLFTWEEAKQKTKAWVGSLVKQHKEALKTKTH from the exons ATGGCTGGATGGAGCTGCCTTGTGACAGGAGGAGGAGGGTTTCTGGGTCAGAGGATCGTCCACTTGTTGCTGGAGGAGAAGGATCTGCAGGAGATCCGGGTACTAGACAAAGTCTTCAAACCAGAAGTTCGGGAGGAATTTTCTA AGCTCCAGAGCAAGATCAAGCTGACCATGCTGGAGGGGGACATCCTGGATGAGCAGTGCCTGAAGGGAGCCTGCCAGGGGGCCTCCGTGGTCATCCACACTGCCTCTATCATCGACGTGGTCAACGCCGTTGGGCGAGAGACCGTCATGAAGGTCAATGTGAAAG GTACCCAGCTCCTGCTGGAGGCCTGTGTCCAGGCCAGCGTGCCGGTCTTCATCCACACCAGCAGCATAGAGGTGGCTGGACCCAACTCCTACAGGGAGGTCATCCAGAACGCCTGCGAAGAAGACCGTCTCGAGACGGCCTGGTCCGCGCCGTACCCCTTGAGCAAAAAGCTGGCTGAGAAGGCTGTGCTGGAGGCTAACGGCTGGGCTCTTCAGAACGGTGGTACCCTGCACACGTGTGCTCTGAGGCCCATGTATATCTACGGGGAGGGGAGCCCATTCATCTTTGCCCACATGAACAAGGCCCTGGAGAACAATGGCGTCCTGACACACAACTCCAAGTTCTCCAGAGTCAACCCCGTCTACGTCGGCAACGTGGCCTGGGCCCACATTCTGGCCTTGAGGGCCCTTCGGGACCCCAGAAAGGCCCTCAGCGTCCAGGGACAGTTCTACTACGTCGCAGACGACACACCTCCCCAAAGCTACGATGACCTCAATTACACGTTGGGCAAGGAATGGGGCTTCTGCCTTGATTCCAGAAGGAGCCTTCCGCCCTCTCTGAGGTACTGGCTGGCCTTCCTGCTGGAAATAGTGAGCTTCCTGCTGAGTCCAATTTACAATTATCAGCCCCCCTTCAATCGCCACTTCGTGACCCTGTGCAACAGCGTGTTCACCGTCTCCTACAAGAAGGCGCAGCGAGATCTGGGCTACGAGCCGCTCTTCACCTGGGAGGAAGCCAAGCAGAAAACCAAGGCGTGGGTTGGCTCCCTGGTGAAGCAGCACAAGGAGGCGCTGAAAACCAAGACTCACTGA
- the HSD3B1 gene encoding 3 beta-hydroxysteroid dehydrogenase/Delta 5-->4-isomerase isoform X1: protein MAGWSCLVTGGGGFLGQRIVHLLLEEKDLQEIRVLDKVFKPEVREEFSNLGQRPPLSGNFKTQKPCSDLSPVHAELQSKIKLTMLEGDILDEQCLKGACQGASVVIHTASIIDVVNAVGRETVMKVNVKGTQLLLEACVQASVPVFIHTSSIEVAGPNSYREVIQNACEEDRLETAWSAPYPLSKKLAEKAVLEANGWALQNGGTLHTCALRPMYIYGEGSPFIFAHMNKALENNGVLTHNSKFSRVNPVYVGNVAWAHILALRALRDPRKALSVQGQFYYVADDTPPQSYDDLNYTLGKEWGFCLDSRRSLPPSLRYWLAFLLEIVSFLLSPIYNYQPPFNRHFVTLCNSVFTVSYKKAQRDLGYEPLFTWEEAKQKTKAWVGSLVKQHKEALKTKTH, encoded by the exons ATGGCTGGATGGAGCTGCCTTGTGACAGGAGGAGGAGGGTTTCTGGGTCAGAGGATCGTCCACTTGTTGCTGGAGGAGAAGGATCTGCAGGAGATCCGGGTACTAGACAAAGTCTTCAAACCAGAAGTTCGGGAGGAATTTTCTA ACCTGGGTCAAAGGCCACCTTTATCAGGAAACTTCAAGACCCAGAAGccttgcagtgacctgagtcctGTTCACGCAGAGCTCCAGAGCAAGATCAAGCTGACCATGCTGGAGGGGGACATCCTGGATGAGCAGTGCCTGAAGGGAGCCTGCCAGGGGGCCTCCGTGGTCATCCACACTGCCTCTATCATCGACGTGGTCAACGCCGTTGGGCGAGAGACCGTCATGAAGGTCAATGTGAAAG GTACCCAGCTCCTGCTGGAGGCCTGTGTCCAGGCCAGCGTGCCGGTCTTCATCCACACCAGCAGCATAGAGGTGGCTGGACCCAACTCCTACAGGGAGGTCATCCAGAACGCCTGCGAAGAAGACCGTCTCGAGACGGCCTGGTCCGCGCCGTACCCCTTGAGCAAAAAGCTGGCTGAGAAGGCTGTGCTGGAGGCTAACGGCTGGGCTCTTCAGAACGGTGGTACCCTGCACACGTGTGCTCTGAGGCCCATGTATATCTACGGGGAGGGGAGCCCATTCATCTTTGCCCACATGAACAAGGCCCTGGAGAACAATGGCGTCCTGACACACAACTCCAAGTTCTCCAGAGTCAACCCCGTCTACGTCGGCAACGTGGCCTGGGCCCACATTCTGGCCTTGAGGGCCCTTCGGGACCCCAGAAAGGCCCTCAGCGTCCAGGGACAGTTCTACTACGTCGCAGACGACACACCTCCCCAAAGCTACGATGACCTCAATTACACGTTGGGCAAGGAATGGGGCTTCTGCCTTGATTCCAGAAGGAGCCTTCCGCCCTCTCTGAGGTACTGGCTGGCCTTCCTGCTGGAAATAGTGAGCTTCCTGCTGAGTCCAATTTACAATTATCAGCCCCCCTTCAATCGCCACTTCGTGACCCTGTGCAACAGCGTGTTCACCGTCTCCTACAAGAAGGCGCAGCGAGATCTGGGCTACGAGCCGCTCTTCACCTGGGAGGAAGCCAAGCAGAAAACCAAGGCGTGGGTTGGCTCCCTGGTGAAGCAGCACAAGGAGGCGCTGAAAACCAAGACTCACTGA